The following coding sequences lie in one Methylotuvimicrobium alcaliphilum 20Z genomic window:
- the istA gene encoding IS21 family transposase, with product MIHQIKALYNDGNGLSERQIASQLGISRNTVSKYLKLSAADISALQEEISRGKKLDDYRDYIIQLLQTYPGLSAVKVLRKLKAKVDDLAVSDRSVRRYIQALKQEISFKQARYYEPVLDMVPGEQCQVDGGELRDVMIGGVATTVYFMVFVLSYSRLMHVSICAKPIDTEMLIRQHDAAFRYFGGMPQECVYDQTKLVVISEVFRELRLNQRFHQYATAAGFTIRACEGYDPESKGKVEAGVKYVKQNALYGETFTDWDALKAHMTDWLDGIANQRRHGTTGQQPAIHYAANEQGHMRAYLTPSCVDATASQARITRKADKTGLIAWQSNKYSVPMAYQCARVAVHEANGVIQISDLSTHKVIAEHAVCLEKGQIIKNRHHYRDMSLRIETLEKDLHELLPSPAVVTQLCALLKASSPKIYKDQLAGAKQVLTEQIKQQGAIPEAVLTRLIDTPRLTASGLKERLEAWRQSVGRSDDSDALSMPPSEQATAAIKQECPLARYRALNGHSAGQGESHAIH from the coding sequence GTGATCCATCAGATTAAAGCGTTATACAACGATGGCAACGGCTTATCCGAGCGTCAGATTGCCAGTCAATTGGGTATTTCCCGTAACACCGTGAGCAAATACCTGAAGCTGTCGGCTGCGGACATTAGTGCCCTGCAGGAAGAGATATCCCGTGGTAAGAAGCTGGACGATTACCGCGACTACATTATTCAGTTGCTGCAAACCTATCCGGGCTTGTCAGCGGTCAAAGTGCTGCGCAAACTGAAGGCCAAAGTGGACGATTTGGCCGTTTCCGACCGTTCGGTACGGCGTTATATACAGGCTCTCAAGCAAGAGATTAGCTTTAAGCAGGCGCGTTATTATGAGCCGGTATTGGACATGGTGCCGGGCGAACAATGCCAGGTCGATGGCGGCGAACTCCGCGATGTGATGATTGGCGGCGTGGCGACGACGGTATATTTCATGGTGTTTGTGCTATCGTATTCGCGTCTGATGCATGTTTCGATCTGTGCCAAGCCGATTGATACCGAGATGCTGATTCGCCAGCACGATGCGGCATTTCGCTATTTCGGCGGCATGCCGCAGGAGTGCGTGTACGATCAGACCAAGCTGGTGGTCATTAGCGAAGTGTTTCGCGAGTTGCGCTTGAACCAGCGCTTCCATCAGTACGCCACGGCAGCGGGCTTCACGATTCGGGCTTGTGAAGGTTATGATCCGGAAAGCAAAGGCAAGGTCGAGGCCGGGGTCAAATACGTCAAACAAAATGCCTTGTATGGCGAGACTTTTACCGACTGGGATGCTTTGAAGGCCCATATGACCGACTGGCTCGACGGGATAGCCAATCAACGGCGACACGGCACCACCGGCCAACAACCGGCGATACATTACGCGGCCAACGAGCAAGGCCATATGCGGGCTTACCTGACGCCGTCTTGTGTTGACGCTACCGCCAGCCAGGCCCGCATCACCCGCAAGGCGGATAAAACCGGCTTGATCGCCTGGCAATCCAATAAATACTCGGTACCGATGGCGTATCAATGCGCCCGTGTCGCCGTGCATGAAGCTAACGGCGTCATCCAGATCAGCGATCTCAGTACTCACAAAGTGATCGCCGAACATGCTGTGTGTCTGGAAAAGGGGCAAATTATCAAGAACCGGCATCATTACCGAGATATGTCGCTACGCATCGAAACGCTTGAAAAGGACTTGCATGAACTGCTGCCGTCTCCGGCGGTCGTGACTCAGCTATGTGCCTTGTTGAAAGCCAGCTCGCCGAAAATCTACAAAGACCAGCTGGCCGGTGCCAAGCAGGTGCTGACCGAGCAGATCAAACAGCAGGGTGCGATTCCCGAAGCGGTGCTGACGCGACTGATCGACACGCCTCGGTTAACGGCCAGCGGCCTGAAAGAACGACTGGAGGCCTGGCGGCAGTCTGTGGGACGCTCGGACGACAGCGATGCCCTATCGATGCCGCCATCAGAGCAGGCCACTGCCGCCATCAAGCAAGAATGTCCGCTGGCCCGTTATCGTGCCCTGAATGGCCACTCGGCTGGCCAAGGAGAGAGCCATGCCATCCATTGA
- the istB gene encoding IS21-like element helper ATPase IstB: MPSIDQIARQYRSLCLTAIAEHLPTLLGQAETHESSYLQFAESLVEHEQRQRNAKRIEQNRKRAGFPLLKSLEEFDYRFQTTISKREVNSLLDFGFIDNRDNVVFIGPPGVGKTHLAIGIGLKAIDAGYKVSFNTALGLMEVLELAELKGELKKKINQLLKFDVLIIDELGYLPMNKQGMHNLFQLINALYEYRSVILTTNKEFTNWGEFFIDDNVAVPIVDRIIHHSHIFMLGGESYRLKSKLNQAS, encoded by the coding sequence ATGCCATCCATTGATCAGATTGCCAGGCAATACCGCAGCTTGTGCCTGACGGCCATTGCCGAGCACTTGCCGACCTTGCTTGGCCAAGCCGAGACCCATGAAAGTTCCTACCTGCAGTTTGCCGAAAGCTTGGTTGAACATGAACAGCGCCAGCGCAACGCCAAGCGCATCGAGCAAAACCGCAAACGCGCTGGCTTTCCTTTGCTCAAAAGCCTGGAAGAGTTCGATTATCGCTTTCAGACCACCATCAGTAAACGGGAAGTCAACAGTCTGCTCGACTTCGGCTTTATCGACAATCGGGACAATGTGGTCTTCATCGGACCGCCCGGGGTCGGCAAGACCCACCTGGCCATCGGCATCGGCCTGAAAGCCATTGATGCCGGTTATAAGGTCAGCTTCAACACCGCACTAGGCTTGATGGAGGTATTGGAACTGGCCGAACTCAAAGGCGAGTTGAAAAAGAAAATCAACCAACTGCTCAAATTCGATGTGCTGATCATCGACGAACTAGGATACCTGCCGATGAACAAACAAGGCATGCACAACCTGTTTCAGCTCATCAATGCGCTGTACGAATACCGCTCGGTGATCCTGACCACCAACAAGGAATTCACCAACTGGGGCGAGTTTTTTATCGATGACAACGTCGCCGTACCCATCGTCGACCGCATCATCCATCATTCACACATTTTTATGCTGGGAGGGGAAAGTTATCGACTCAAATCAAAGCTAAATCAAGCATCGTAA
- a CDS encoding S8 family peptidase → MKKLLRQAGYLILLTLPSLFPGKTFAIAPEISPDYTLVSKQRISRTVFEYTFNVTLINHGEAIQNVSATVTSSSPHTTIMGDGRVKFNNADANATLVGNNTVVFRQDRLYPFNPEDLHWTIHYDPATPAVGEVDGVIDGYANSSMKRKARVGTTIDFTTYYRFSTKGEAKQPFTLRLNRTVKPAGGISFIRDTNGREFQTNQNNHIHETTDELLIGEQPGEYVVTTTATVVETGQSFTATAKVRVYGEDEPMLGFSMDLRRLLAEDSFGEQTVLVGIGGSENTLTQISSVKLRQQESGENIDLNFVSSKSTDRVGLYSLKYEGTLFVDTSQADRCFSYVVVAETSQGEAVSDPEKVCITGFPIGYDRAKRNAISEPITGRIFANNLLLIRFREGTTEQRMREIASAVDGEIIGQSSPYYQLELHFAVPLFQNLDEIMDQLRAFPEVERVGADMKTGLLFSSPVSNDPLFQGGYQPNLERVRADEAWFVTQGSDELTHQIAVIDSGISFQHEELDGRVINGLNFVGSGDGSEDTYYHGTHVAGIIAANTGNGLGMAGIVPKNYLQAVKITEERNMWYGDLADAIKWSANLDADSPSHTPAPIINISAGVPENPTADQIAACEAYKSTYHRDGPCDAQAAKDQICNAVTEATNHNSLVVAAAGNAAANAKMFPAACSQAIAVGATELYSNERWVEIGDPNTSFADKLFWLFGDIYSFFGFEKVPESIGVIGGSNYGDWIALAAPGNDVYSTVPASKEGRRCAYGGNYDCANGTSQATPHVSGALSQVLARHPDWIEDEGINKIDKAKKRLLVTAKPLSDDGLGEGLLNIFDAVFNGDFELPDDSGEEVNENRLAEWQHWEEIDIHLHCKGVPFFGEITPPKGEKMLACGTHGVDENTFFPSVGTNIRNIIDIPEGVTELPLSFRWKVASVDLNFSRQPVIWNDQIYVKLSRVDDPSQEMILFATSLNHIMGQRNLSSVVQISPFVQTDWIMDSFSHPIPYGAGKYYLSVHVIDTYDSVGDTYIFLDDIQFRLR, encoded by the coding sequence ATGAAAAAATTATTACGTCAAGCAGGCTATCTAATATTGCTCACTTTACCCTCTTTGTTTCCGGGCAAGACATTCGCCATAGCGCCGGAAATCAGCCCGGATTATACGTTAGTCAGTAAGCAACGCATCAGCCGCACGGTGTTTGAATACACCTTTAACGTGACGCTGATCAATCATGGTGAAGCGATTCAAAATGTGAGCGCGACGGTGACCAGTTCGTCGCCGCATACCACGATTATGGGCGATGGCCGGGTGAAATTTAATAATGCCGATGCGAATGCAACCCTGGTCGGCAACAATACCGTGGTATTTAGACAAGATCGCTTGTATCCCTTTAATCCGGAGGACTTGCATTGGACGATTCACTATGATCCGGCCACGCCCGCAGTGGGTGAGGTCGATGGGGTGATTGATGGTTATGCTAATAGCTCAATGAAGAGGAAAGCTCGTGTCGGCACAACAATTGATTTTACGACCTATTATCGTTTCAGCACCAAAGGCGAGGCGAAACAGCCCTTTACTTTACGATTGAACCGCACGGTGAAACCAGCGGGTGGGATTTCGTTTATCCGGGACACCAATGGCCGGGAGTTTCAGACTAATCAAAACAATCATATTCACGAAACTACCGATGAATTGTTAATTGGCGAACAGCCCGGCGAGTATGTCGTCACCACCACGGCAACCGTGGTCGAAACCGGGCAAAGTTTTACCGCCACGGCCAAGGTCAGGGTATATGGCGAGGATGAGCCAATGTTGGGCTTTAGCATGGATCTGAGACGGTTATTGGCAGAAGACTCTTTCGGCGAACAAACGGTTTTAGTCGGCATTGGGGGCAGTGAAAATACGCTGACCCAAATTTCTTCGGTAAAACTCAGACAACAGGAATCGGGCGAAAATATCGATTTGAACTTCGTTTCTTCCAAAAGCACTGATAGGGTGGGTTTATATTCCCTGAAATATGAGGGAACGCTTTTCGTAGATACCTCGCAAGCGGATCGCTGTTTTTCCTATGTTGTGGTCGCCGAAACCAGTCAGGGCGAGGCCGTTTCCGACCCGGAAAAAGTCTGTATAACGGGATTTCCGATTGGATACGACCGGGCTAAGCGTAACGCTATCAGCGAACCCATTACCGGGCGAATTTTTGCCAACAATCTGCTGTTGATTCGTTTTCGAGAAGGCACCACGGAACAACGGATGCGTGAAATTGCAAGCGCCGTCGACGGAGAAATTATTGGTCAATCGAGTCCGTACTATCAATTGGAACTGCATTTTGCTGTGCCTTTATTCCAAAATCTGGACGAGATTATGGATCAGCTGAGAGCTTTTCCTGAAGTTGAGCGCGTGGGTGCCGATATGAAAACCGGACTCTTATTCTCTTCCCCTGTCAGCAATGACCCTCTTTTCCAGGGCGGCTATCAGCCCAATTTGGAACGTGTGCGCGCAGATGAAGCTTGGTTCGTTACCCAGGGCAGTGACGAACTGACTCATCAGATTGCCGTGATTGATTCAGGAATTAGTTTTCAGCATGAAGAATTGGATGGACGGGTGATTAATGGTCTCAATTTTGTTGGTTCAGGTGATGGATCGGAGGACACCTATTATCACGGCACCCATGTTGCCGGGATTATTGCGGCGAATACAGGTAACGGGCTCGGTATGGCGGGAATTGTTCCTAAAAATTATCTACAAGCTGTTAAAATTACAGAAGAACGAAATATGTGGTACGGTGATTTGGCGGATGCCATTAAATGGTCGGCAAACCTGGATGCGGACAGTCCATCCCATACGCCCGCCCCGATTATCAATATTAGCGCCGGTGTACCGGAAAACCCGACAGCGGATCAAATTGCCGCTTGTGAAGCATATAAAAGTACTTATCATCGGGATGGCCCTTGTGACGCACAGGCAGCAAAAGATCAAATATGTAACGCCGTCACCGAGGCAACTAATCATAATAGCCTTGTGGTTGCAGCAGCCGGAAACGCAGCTGCAAACGCAAAAATGTTCCCGGCAGCCTGTAGCCAAGCGATTGCCGTTGGAGCAACCGAGCTGTATAGCAATGAACGTTGGGTTGAAATAGGCGACCCGAATACGAGTTTTGCCGATAAATTGTTTTGGTTATTTGGCGATATTTATTCGTTTTTTGGTTTTGAAAAAGTTCCGGAGTCCATCGGTGTAATCGGTGGCAGCAATTATGGCGACTGGATTGCTCTTGCCGCTCCCGGGAACGATGTCTATTCAACTGTACCGGCGAGTAAAGAGGGACGTCGCTGCGCTTACGGCGGCAATTATGATTGCGCCAATGGCACCTCACAAGCCACGCCGCATGTGTCCGGTGCTTTGTCGCAGGTGTTGGCACGACATCCAGACTGGATTGAAGATGAGGGGATAAATAAAATAGATAAAGCGAAAAAACGTTTATTGGTGACCGCTAAACCTTTATCCGATGATGGTTTAGGCGAAGGATTGCTCAATATTTTCGATGCCGTATTTAATGGTGATTTTGAGCTGCCGGATGATTCCGGTGAAGAAGTCAATGAAAACCGTCTGGCCGAGTGGCAGCACTGGGAAGAAATCGATATCCATTTGCACTGCAAAGGCGTGCCTTTTTTTGGTGAAATCACGCCACCTAAAGGTGAAAAAATGCTGGCCTGCGGTACGCACGGCGTCGATGAAAATACTTTTTTCCCGAGTGTTGGAACCAATATTCGCAATATCATCGATATTCCCGAAGGGGTCACCGAACTGCCCCTGTCATTTCGCTGGAAAGTCGCCAGCGTGGACTTGAATTTTTCTCGCCAGCCGGTTATTTGGAATGATCAAATTTATGTCAAACTAAGCCGCGTTGATGATCCGAGTCAAGAAATGATTTTGTTTGCCACCTCGTTAAATCATATTATGGGCCAACGGAATTTATCATCAGTGGTACAAATATCCCCTTTTGTGCAAACCGATTGGATCATGGATTCCTTTAGTCATCCAATTCCCTACGGGGCCGGTAAATATTATCTTTCCGTTCATGTAATCGATACTTACGATAGCGTTGGCGACACATATATCTTCCTTGATGATATACAGTTTCGGCTAAGATGA
- a CDS encoding ISL3 family transposase, producing the protein MNSETLFSMALGLQPPWQVKAVTFSTDELARSELHLHIDFVTGSRFLDDANNLCPVHDTVERQWQHLSFFEHTCYLHCAVPRITTTDGKVRTVDVPWARPGSGFTLLFEALALALIEREMPVNRVAEILKVNPQRIWTIFNHWISKAKAADDPSTITKLGVDETSTKKGHHYVTLGVDLDEARVIHVTEGKGKATLQSIQQHLEDKGVDKEQVEQISMDLSPSFIAGAAESFPSAQITFDRFHVVKLLNEAMNQVRIAERKEHDALKGHKYTFLKNRENLSDKKEKELDELIQLYPTLGEAYRLKVLFNDLWEMPDKPTAEAFLRQWCDAVDAAKIPAFIKFANTVRGHWSGIVHFVESLISNGILEGINSKIQLAKRRARGYRNINNFINMIYFLCGKLKFDYPLYFT; encoded by the coding sequence ATGAACAGTGAAACTTTATTCAGCATGGCTTTAGGCCTGCAACCTCCTTGGCAGGTCAAAGCTGTGACCTTTTCTACAGATGAATTGGCCCGTAGCGAACTTCATCTGCATATCGATTTCGTGACTGGCTCGCGCTTCTTAGACGACGCGAATAACCTCTGTCCAGTGCATGATACCGTAGAGCGGCAATGGCAACATTTGAGCTTTTTTGAACACACCTGTTACCTCCATTGTGCGGTGCCGCGCATTACCACGACCGATGGCAAAGTCCGTACTGTTGACGTTCCTTGGGCACGGCCAGGCAGTGGTTTTACCCTGTTATTCGAAGCCTTAGCGCTAGCCTTGATTGAGCGGGAAATGCCGGTCAACCGAGTCGCCGAGATACTGAAGGTCAATCCACAGCGCATCTGGACTATCTTTAATCACTGGATTAGCAAGGCAAAAGCAGCCGATGATCCGAGCACGATAACCAAGCTGGGCGTCGATGAAACCTCGACCAAAAAAGGCCATCATTACGTTACGCTGGGCGTTGATTTGGATGAAGCCCGCGTAATTCATGTCACCGAAGGTAAGGGTAAGGCAACGCTGCAAAGTATTCAGCAACACCTTGAAGATAAAGGTGTTGATAAAGAACAGGTGGAGCAAATCAGCATGGATTTGTCACCGTCATTTATTGCCGGTGCTGCCGAATCATTCCCGTCTGCACAAATTACCTTTGACCGATTCCATGTTGTGAAATTATTGAACGAGGCCATGAATCAGGTGCGCATTGCCGAACGCAAAGAGCATGATGCTCTGAAAGGCCACAAATACACTTTTCTAAAGAACCGGGAAAACCTATCCGACAAAAAAGAAAAAGAGCTGGATGAACTGATACAACTGTACCCCACGCTGGGCGAAGCTTACCGCTTAAAAGTGCTATTCAATGATCTCTGGGAAATGCCCGACAAACCGACAGCGGAGGCTTTTTTGAGGCAATGGTGCGATGCGGTGGACGCAGCCAAAATTCCAGCGTTTATCAAGTTCGCCAACACAGTTCGAGGACATTGGTCGGGAATTGTGCATTTCGTGGAATCACTCATTAGTAACGGCATTCTTGAAGGCATCAATAGTAAGATTCAGCTGGCTAAACGGCGAGCCAGAGGCTATCGCAACATCAACAATTTCATTAATATGATTTACTTCCTATGTGGAAAGTTGAAATTTGATTACCCACTGTATTTCACATAG
- a CDS encoding site-specific integrase, with protein MAEAVRLGVQDLDYEYKQITVRSGKGDEDRVTTFSAALMPLPRNRLDKVKLIQSRQRLEFRVSAMRKGNG; from the coding sequence ATTGCCGAGGCGGTCAGGCTCGGAGTTCAGGATCTCGATTACGAATACAAACAGATTACAGTGCGTTCCGGCAAGGGCGACGAAGACCGGGTGACGACCTTTTCCGCGGCGTTGATGCCGCTGCCGCGCAATCGCCTTGATAAGGTCAAGCTGATTCAAAGCCGGCAACGTCTCGAATTCCGCGTGTCGGCAATGAGGAAGGGTAATGGTTGA
- a CDS encoding SDR family NAD(P)-dependent oxidoreductase, whose translation MVSSAYSSSAQSSGVRVYLVTGATGAIGKAIARQLAAKPNSEVVLVCRDGDKAQRAVREIIAATGNEAVRFELADLSEHLEIRGLAERWTGPLHALINNAACTPRTRQETSEGIEMQFATNVLGYFRLIDAFADTLIASAPARIVNVASYWAGGLDLSDLEFTRRRYDNDSAYRQSKQADRMLSAAFSERLLPYRIAVNACHPGDVNSKLSNDLGFGGHETPDQGAETPVWLATDPVGLQHSGRYYEHKREVVCSFSRDREAVDSLYRVCSNYSIR comes from the coding sequence ATGGTTTCATCTGCTTATTCATCAAGCGCTCAAAGTTCCGGTGTACGGGTTTATTTGGTCACCGGCGCCACCGGGGCGATTGGCAAAGCCATTGCGCGGCAACTGGCGGCAAAGCCGAATTCCGAAGTCGTACTGGTCTGCCGCGATGGCGATAAAGCACAACGAGCGGTGCGGGAAATCATCGCGGCCACGGGGAATGAAGCAGTGCGCTTCGAACTCGCCGACTTGAGCGAGCATCTCGAAATCCGTGGTTTGGCGGAACGCTGGACCGGCCCGCTGCATGCATTGATCAACAATGCCGCCTGTACGCCGCGCACCCGGCAGGAAACTTCCGAAGGCATCGAAATGCAGTTCGCCACTAACGTGCTCGGTTATTTCCGGTTGATTGACGCGTTCGCCGATACATTGATAGCGTCGGCGCCTGCCCGTATCGTCAATGTCGCGAGCTACTGGGCCGGCGGCCTGGATTTGAGCGATTTGGAGTTTACCCGCAGGCGCTACGACAACGACAGCGCGTACCGGCAGTCAAAACAGGCCGACCGCATGCTGAGCGCGGCTTTCTCGGAAAGACTGCTGCCTTACCGAATTGCGGTTAATGCCTGCCATCCGGGCGACGTCAATTCTAAATTGAGCAACGATTTGGGATTCGGCGGCCACGAAACACCGGATCAGGGCGCCGAAACGCCGGTATGGCTCGCGACCGATCCGGTCGGCCTGCAACATTCCGGGCGCTACTATGAACACAAACGCGAAGTCGTTTGCAGCTTCAGCCGAGACCGGGAGGCTGTCGACTCGCTTTATCGGGTTTGTTCGAACTATTCGATCCGTTGA
- a CDS encoding class I SAM-dependent methyltransferase has protein sequence MPRVAPFEAHHQRYEAWFEKHEAAYISELLALRPFVPWEGYGVEIGVGSGRFAAPLGIQVGVDPSPAMLLHASARGIKVVEGVAENLPFEVGTFDYALVVTTICFVDSPVKMLAEAYRVLKPGGRLVIGFIDRESALGQDYLAHQDESVFYREATFISADEVEQLLLETGFSIDAWGQTLARPLSETREIESLRAGRGQCAFVVVAATKEDW, from the coding sequence ATGCCTAGAGTGGCTCCGTTCGAGGCTCATCATCAACGTTACGAGGCGTGGTTCGAAAAGCATGAGGCTGCTTATATCTCGGAATTGCTGGCCCTGCGGCCATTCGTGCCCTGGGAAGGTTACGGCGTCGAGATAGGCGTCGGCAGCGGTCGCTTCGCGGCGCCGTTAGGGATACAGGTCGGCGTCGATCCTTCCCCGGCGATGTTGCTCCATGCTTCGGCGCGAGGCATAAAGGTTGTCGAAGGCGTGGCCGAGAATCTGCCTTTCGAAGTCGGCACCTTCGATTACGCGTTGGTGGTAACGACCATCTGTTTTGTAGACTCCCCAGTGAAAATGCTTGCCGAGGCTTACCGAGTGCTTAAGCCGGGCGGCCGCCTTGTGATCGGGTTTATCGATAGGGAAAGTGCCTTGGGACAAGATTATTTGGCGCATCAGGACGAGAGCGTATTTTACCGCGAAGCCACATTCATTTCGGCTGACGAAGTAGAGCAACTTCTGCTGGAAACCGGTTTCTCGATCGACGCTTGGGGCCAAACGCTCGCCCGCCCATTGTCCGAAACTCGGGAGATCGAATCGCTAAGGGCAGGGCGGGGTCAATGCGCATTCGTTGTCGTCGCGGCAACGAAAGAGGATTGGTAA
- a CDS encoding ferritin-like domain-containing protein yields the protein MNPLTETEIAALNEALDDEYRALAIYDQVIADFGDAPPFGNIRDAESRHIDALCTLFSRYGLTIPENPWLGKVERYASLQEACEAGVAAEIANAEIYERLVQATERPDILTVFRNLRDASQQRHLPAFQRCVQGSSGRGGHGGGEGRRGRHGGGHE from the coding sequence ATGAACCCGCTCACCGAAACTGAAATCGCCGCCCTCAACGAGGCGTTGGATGATGAATACCGGGCCTTGGCGATTTACGATCAAGTCATTGCCGACTTTGGCGATGCGCCGCCGTTCGGCAACATACGAGATGCGGAAAGCCGACACATAGACGCGCTTTGCACACTTTTTTCTCGCTATGGGTTAACCATTCCCGAGAATCCCTGGTTGGGAAAGGTTGAGCGTTATGCGAGTCTGCAAGAAGCTTGCGAAGCAGGCGTCGCCGCCGAAATCGCCAATGCCGAAATCTACGAACGGTTAGTTCAAGCCACGGAACGACCGGATATTCTGACCGTGTTCCGCAATCTTCGGGATGCATCGCAGCAGCGCCACCTGCCGGCGTTTCAGCGATGTGTGCAAGGATCATCCGGACGCGGTGGACATGGCGGAGGGGAAGGACGTCGCGGCAGACACGGGGGCGGCCATGAGTAG
- a CDS encoding ZIP family metal transporter, which translates to MLLWIIGFSLLGSLGAIAGAALFLFFPEGIRRVLVPCLISYATGTLLGAAFLGMLPAGLKQAPAIAVMATVLAGMVGFFVLEKLVIWRHCHNSGCEVHSHAAPLILIGDAFHNFVDGMVIAAAFLTSIPLGVTTALAVIAHEIPQEVGDFAILLDSGYSRVKALALNGLSSIATLPGALIAYFWLVETREAAPYILAISAASFIYIATADLIPSLHRQVSLLTSLRQILLLLAGIATVAFFHLGG; encoded by the coding sequence ATGCTGCTATGGATAATCGGATTCAGCCTGTTGGGAAGCTTAGGCGCTATTGCCGGTGCGGCCTTGTTTTTGTTCTTTCCGGAAGGCATTCGTAGAGTGCTGGTTCCTTGTTTGATCAGCTACGCGACCGGCACGTTGCTCGGCGCGGCTTTTCTCGGCATGTTGCCCGCCGGGCTGAAACAGGCTCCGGCGATCGCTGTCATGGCGACGGTCTTGGCCGGCATGGTCGGCTTTTTCGTTTTGGAAAAGCTCGTCATTTGGCGTCACTGTCACAATAGCGGATGCGAGGTACATAGCCATGCCGCGCCGTTGATTCTGATCGGTGATGCCTTCCATAACTTTGTGGACGGCATGGTGATCGCCGCAGCGTTCCTTACGTCTATACCATTGGGCGTCACTACTGCATTGGCAGTGATTGCGCACGAGATCCCGCAGGAAGTCGGCGACTTCGCCATCCTGCTCGATAGCGGCTACAGTCGTGTGAAGGCCTTGGCGCTCAATGGGCTATCATCCATCGCCACATTGCCCGGTGCTTTAATCGCCTATTTTTGGCTGGTCGAGACACGCGAAGCGGCGCCCTATATTTTGGCGATCTCGGCCGCCAGCTTCATCTATATCGCGACGGCCGATCTGATACCGTCCTTGCACCGGCAGGTTAGCCTGCTGACATCGCTACGCCAAATATTGCTGTTGCTCGCGGGCATCGCTACCGTCGCTTTCTTTCACCTTGGAGGATAA
- a CDS encoding SufD family Fe-S cluster assembly protein has translation MEIIKDQAVGQSTPVVKVSHPLAKITHEAAIGTVDKKQMETLIAHGLSPEQATDMIVLGMLRPD, from the coding sequence ATGGAAATCATCAAAGACCAAGCGGTCGGACAATCGACGCCGGTCGTCAAAGTCAGTCATCCGCTTGCGAAGATCACCCACGAAGCGGCTATCGGCACCGTCGACAAGAAACAAATGGAGACCTTGATCGCGCACGGGCTTTCCCCCGAGCAGGCCACGGATATGATCGTGTTGGGCATGTTGCGTCCTGATTAG